One Polaribacter sp. SA4-12 genomic window carries:
- a CDS encoding four helix bundle protein encodes MSFTDLFFFKKSFSLSMKIFEVSKSFPKEEKYSLTDQIRRSSRSVSANISEAYRKRQYPKHFASKLSDSDAENSETLTWLMFALKCNYLDKCLFDNLSAENLEVGKLINYMINNPGKFGVK; translated from the coding sequence ATGAGTTTTACAGATTTATTTTTTTTTAAAAAATCATTTTCTTTATCAATGAAGATATTTGAAGTTTCAAAATCTTTTCCAAAAGAAGAAAAATATTCTCTTACAGATCAAATAAGAAGGTCGTCGAGAAGTGTATCTGCAAATATTTCTGAGGCGTATAGAAAAAGACAATATCCTAAACATTTTGCTAGTAAATTAAGTGATTCAGATGCCGAAAATTCTGAAACTTTAACTTGGTTAATGTTTGCCCTAAAATGTAATTATTTAGATAAATGTTTGTTTGATAATTTATCCGCAGAAAATCTAGAAGTAGGAAAATTAATAAATTATATGATTAATAATCCTGGTAAGTTTGGAGTCAAATAA
- the ruvC gene encoding crossover junction endodeoxyribonuclease RuvC — protein sequence MAIEKIILGIDPGTTIMGFGIIKVVGKKMEFIQMNELMLKKYDDHYLKLKLIFERTIELIDTYNPDEIAIEAPFFGKNVQSMLKLGRAQGVAMAAGLSREIPITEYLPKKIKMAVTGNGNASKEQVALMLKSLLNLKTLPKNLDATDGLAAAVCHFYNSGRVVGGKNYTGWASFVKQNEKRVKK from the coding sequence TTGGCGATAGAAAAAATCATTTTAGGAATTGACCCAGGAACAACAATTATGGGTTTTGGAATCATAAAAGTTGTTGGTAAAAAGATGGAATTTATTCAAATGAATGAATTGATGTTGAAAAAATACGACGATCATTACCTAAAACTAAAACTCATTTTTGAGCGTACCATAGAATTAATTGACACTTATAATCCTGATGAAATTGCTATTGAAGCACCTTTTTTTGGTAAGAATGTGCAATCGATGTTAAAGTTAGGTAGAGCACAAGGAGTTGCAATGGCTGCAGGTTTATCAAGAGAAATTCCGATTACAGAATATTTGCCAAAGAAGATAAAAATGGCAGTTACGGGAAATGGAAATGCGAGTAAAGAACAAGTTGCGTTGATGCTAAAATCATTATTGAATTTAAAAACACTTCCTAAAAATTTAGATGCAACTGATGGATTAGCAGCTGCAGTTTGTCATTTTTACAATTCAGGAAGAGTTGTTGGTGGAAAAAACTATACAGGTTGGGCGAGTTTTGTGAAGCAGAATGAAAAACGAGTTAAAAAATAA